Proteins from a single region of Butyrivibrio fibrisolvens:
- a CDS encoding DUF5050 domain-containing protein has translation MAKIRNIIIIILITVAVGAAVVVYFYLNMIPEVDPTVGGNTTGNLYNGGYFCEMDGKVYFRNNYDNGCMYSMNVDETDIKPVTTMNVYFISGNGNYLYFYMDSQHLSLSTSGIGTTVKYYGVYQCRLDGTKQKCLYRGRTAAQAMCGNYIYFQVKDANGGSLLKIKNDKTNLTTISDEYIDPCGFCDGKIYFTGVTKDHNLYMMDTLNGDKITKIADGYIFYPIYHDGYIYYMDAVDNYHLKRMELSTMKVEKLTNNRVECFNLNDQYIFYSVAESLTPALHVMTLDGSSDVAVHQGIFFNISLTSQYVYYTPAKDNTRMYHMPIDGSQPPSLFNPME, from the coding sequence ATGGCTAAGATAAGGAACATAATTATTATCATTCTTATCACAGTTGCGGTTGGAGCAGCCGTTGTTGTTTATTTCTATCTTAATATGATTCCTGAAGTGGATCCTACTGTTGGTGGCAACACTACCGGCAATCTTTATAATGGTGGGTATTTTTGTGAGATGGATGGAAAGGTCTATTTCAGAAACAACTACGACAATGGTTGTATGTACAGCATGAATGTTGATGAGACTGATATAAAGCCCGTAACCACCATGAATGTCTACTTTATAAGCGGAAACGGCAATTACCTTTATTTCTATATGGATTCTCAGCACTTGTCGCTTTCAACAAGCGGTATCGGTACTACTGTAAAATACTATGGAGTCTACCAGTGCCGTCTTGACGGTACCAAGCAAAAGTGCCTCTACAGGGGCCGTACTGCTGCCCAGGCTATGTGCGGTAACTACATCTATTTCCAGGTAAAAGATGCTAATGGTGGTTCTCTTTTAAAAATAAAAAACGACAAAACCAATCTCACCACCATTTCTGACGAATATATCGATCCTTGCGGTTTCTGTGATGGCAAGATCTATTTTACCGGTGTAACTAAAGATCATAATCTGTATATGATGGACACATTAAACGGCGATAAGATCACAAAGATCGCTGACGGATATATCTTCTATCCTATATACCATGATGGCTACATTTACTACATGGATGCCGTTGATAACTACCATTTAAAGCGTATGGAGCTTTCGACCATGAAGGTTGAGAAGCTGACCAATAACAGGGTTGAATGTTTCAATCTTAATGACCAGTATATCTTCTACTCTGTAGCAGAGTCGCTGACTCCGGCGCTGCATGTAATGACTCTGGACGGTTCTAGTGATGTAGCAGTACATCAGGGAATCTTCTTCAACATAAGCCTGACGTCGCAGTATGTATATTACACGCCAGCCAAGGACAACACTCGTATGTACCACATGCCTATCGACGGATCCCAGCCTCCGAGCTTATTTAATCCTATGGAATAA
- a CDS encoding ECF transporter S component, with translation MKTSQKNKRLIKIAYAGLMAALCYVGYAVFPAITTTGTKIHIGNAFVVLGALLLGGVYGGFAGAIGLSIADILGGYAVSAPRTFICKLAIGLIVGLVAHRFAKISHNHQKSYIVKWSIVSAVAGLAFNCVFEPSLKYIWYTLLTPNSEKAASAISALIAITTAATVVNAVINSVIGVIAYLALRPILFKTGLLGEVDEDPVPIQKAV, from the coding sequence ATGAAAACATCACAGAAAAACAAGAGACTTATCAAAATCGCATACGCAGGTCTTATGGCTGCGCTTTGCTATGTAGGTTATGCAGTATTTCCTGCTATAACTACAACAGGAACCAAGATTCATATCGGAAATGCTTTTGTTGTATTAGGAGCGCTTCTCCTTGGTGGAGTATATGGTGGATTCGCTGGTGCAATAGGTCTTTCCATAGCAGATATTCTTGGAGGTTATGCAGTTTCAGCTCCTAGAACATTCATCTGCAAATTAGCTATTGGACTTATAGTTGGACTTGTAGCGCACAGATTTGCCAAGATATCTCATAATCATCAAAAGAGCTATATCGTGAAATGGTCTATTGTTTCAGCAGTTGCCGGACTTGCATTCAATTGCGTATTTGAACCCTCTCTTAAATACATCTGGTATACACTTCTTACACCAAATTCAGAGAAGGCTGCATCAGCAATTAGTGCTCTTATTGCGATCACAACAGCCGCAACCGTCGTAAATGCAGTTATCAACTCCGTGATCGGTGTCATCGCTTATCTTGCCCTTCGCCCAATACTCTTCAAAACAGGACTTCTAGGCGAAGTAGACGAAGATCCAGTTCCCATACAAAAGGCAGTTTAA
- a CDS encoding radical SAM protein: MSNKKILLIQPTPYDQHGVLVKKNKLYFVGLALPLLAALTPEGFDVEICYETIEDVPFDTDADLIGISSMGHAVMRTIAIAQEFKKRGKTVVLGGYMVSLMPEEAQKYCDSVMIGDSEETWPQMVRDFENGNLQKVYKKKLEKLTYPIPKYELILNKKIGNFLPVQAGRGCPKTCSFCSIYCLYKGQYLKRDIDEVIRDIKKIKSLGFRQFLLLDDNIFSDRDYAIKLCAEIKKLKMYWMTQCSIDIAKDEELLDTIAKSGCYMLSFGLESISKESLIGMHKAWAKPENYSEQINIIRKHGIDISTEMVVGAEGDTLESIKATAKFVADNHIAVPRFYILTPIPGTEYYDEMKKADRIYNTDMYSYNACEAVHYPKNMTPQELTKAYWDLYNEVYSIKSILKRTIFTTAFLKRPYNVTFYFLVNLFYRKQIKKGIVPNII, from the coding sequence ATGAGTAATAAAAAAATTCTATTAATACAGCCGACACCATACGATCAACATGGGGTGCTGGTTAAAAAGAATAAACTCTACTTTGTAGGATTGGCGCTTCCCCTTCTGGCTGCGCTTACTCCTGAAGGCTTTGATGTTGAAATATGCTATGAGACCATAGAAGATGTTCCCTTCGATACAGATGCTGACCTAATAGGTATCAGTAGCATGGGTCATGCTGTCATGAGGACTATCGCTATAGCTCAGGAATTCAAGAAGAGAGGCAAGACAGTAGTTCTTGGCGGATACATGGTAAGTCTTATGCCGGAAGAAGCGCAGAAATACTGTGACAGCGTAATGATAGGCGATTCCGAAGAGACCTGGCCGCAGATGGTCAGAGACTTTGAAAATGGTAATCTTCAAAAGGTATACAAGAAGAAGCTGGAAAAACTAACTTATCCGATACCCAAGTATGAGCTTATCCTTAATAAGAAAATAGGAAACTTCCTCCCTGTTCAGGCTGGAAGAGGATGCCCTAAAACCTGCAGTTTCTGTTCCATATACTGTTTGTATAAAGGCCAGTACCTGAAAAGAGATATAGATGAAGTTATAAGAGATATCAAAAAGATTAAATCTCTTGGATTCAGGCAGTTCCTTCTTCTTGATGACAATATCTTTTCCGACAGAGACTATGCTATAAAGCTGTGTGCTGAGATCAAAAAGCTTAAGATGTACTGGATGACCCAGTGCTCAATTGATATAGCCAAAGATGAAGAGCTCCTTGATACTATCGCAAAGAGCGGCTGCTATATGCTGAGCTTTGGACTTGAAAGTATCAGCAAGGAAAGCCTTATAGGCATGCATAAAGCATGGGCCAAGCCTGAGAACTATTCCGAGCAGATCAATATCATAAGAAAACATGGAATTGATATATCTACCGAGATGGTAGTAGGTGCTGAGGGAGATACACTTGAGTCCATCAAGGCAACAGCAAAGTTCGTGGCTGATAACCACATAGCTGTACCCAGATTCTATATCCTGACCCCGATTCCGGGTACGGAATATTATGACGAGATGAAAAAGGCAGACAGGATCTACAATACAGACATGTATTCCTACAATGCCTGCGAAGCAGTTCATTATCCCAAGAACATGACGCCGCAGGAACTTACCAAGGCATATTGGGATCTGTACAATGAGGTCTACTCTATAAAGAGCATCTTGAAGAGAACGATATTTACAACGGCATTTTTAAAACGCCCTTACAATGTGACTTTCTATTTTCTCGTAAATTTGTTCTACAGAAAACAGATCAAAAAAGGAATCGTGCCGAATATCATTTAA